Within the Medicago truncatula cultivar Jemalong A17 chromosome 4, MtrunA17r5.0-ANR, whole genome shotgun sequence genome, the region CCCAAAGTCAGCAGAAAATAGGTTAGGCAACCTAACAGCGCCCTACagcaaagaaaacaaatgtaAATGTCAAAAATTCGTATAAGCAAAAACAAATGAAGTGATTAtgaatacaaaatattaaaaccCACATCCTCAACATCATATTCGACAATATAGGAGCGGTATTTCGTCCGGAGCTTGTTGACAGCTTTGTCCAATTCAGTAGCAGGGTTACTCACCAAAGATCCAACTAAAGAAACACGAAAAAGAaaagttagaaaaaaaaaccactatTTTCAGATCCAAACGTAATATGTCATTGCTTTACCAGTCAGTGCATGGTAGGACAAAAGTGTTTCAGGTCTAGCtcttgacattttttttcttgataataGACAATTGGTTATGAGAAATAAAACAACCAGGATGAAACcaagagaaacaaaaacatgcatgtatatataGAAAACAAACTTAATTGGGATACCATTCTACATGCATTGAAAATCGAAAAGAGAGGCTGAGTGGAGAGATTGGTGTTTTTCAGACGGCACAACAatagaaattaattaaatgtagTTCATTGTATCACCAAATTAATAAAAAGGCATGTTAAATATTGCTAcgttttttgaatttcatttggtGGAATATTGAAAGAATTAGGGTTAACACTAACAACAATTAATACAACATTTTGAGCGGGAAATTTTTAGGGTTAAGTGATTGCTAACCTAATAACATTAAGGAGTAAGGGATATGACATTACCTCAACAACTTCTTTTCCACCATTTTCAATGCGATTTGTCTGGTATTCGGTTTCTTCTGCAGCGAAGCTACTGGGAGGCTTAACCTTTAAAAAACATGTTTGAAGAAGGTTCAGTGACTTGTTTAACGATGTCATCATTTTTAAGTAAGGAAGTATCAAGTATCCTTTACAAAACCTATGATAAAAGAGGCAATATTGTAACTCCTGCATGACCTCCTACCACTGGAACATTAACTTCTCTTGGATCAACACCAAGTACCTCTGCCTGCAAGAGAAAAGGAAAGTACGCCGCATTTACTCATATTATAGTAGGAAGGAAATTCAATTATGAGATAGAAGAGGAAAGCTATGCTTACCACGAAAGTATTATATACTTATGATTGTGTCATTTTCAACCATTATGTAACTtatgatgaagaaaaaagaacTCATCCATATTTCAACCTAATACATATGAAGCAAAGCAGTTAACATGTTTAAAAGTTCAAAGCAAAatgaattattataaaaatggtGTTAAGCAAATGATGTTCAGAACCAAatgaaaattacattttagATTTCTCGTCAATTTAGGAAAGAATATGTCTTGATAAAAATTTAGTAAAGAATATTTCTTGacagaaaaaatcaaaaacatacAAATTTAGAAAGGAAACGTACATCCAATTTGTATAAATACTGAATCATATCTGAAATGAAACAggaatcttaaaattaaaaatcttcAATAGTTAATTGTTAGCACATTTGCACCGAGGAATTCAAGACATCACAAATCAAACCtacataaaagaaagaaagaaagacaacACAATAAAAAAGAGTCAATTAATGGTGTGATACTAAAATTCAAAACATTTATTAGAACCTTGAAACGTTCAGATTCATTAGAacaaggttttttctagattacctttgaagaatggtggataatttatccaccaaccaatgaaaatgagaaatttGTTGGTGGGATCAAGATAGTtaatggataccacttaaaaatgtgcttatgtagctaatgtgtattggttggggtaaattacccaccattcttctatggataccctagttgtcaccttagAACAATCATTATCAATTTTGGATACTAAAATTCAATACCTGTGCTCTTTTTCTCCTAGTTCAAGTAACTATAACTGCGTGGACCTTCATTAgaacctacaaaataaaataaaaaaagttaagaacATTAAAAggtaagaattaaaaaaaaaagttcataaaTTCATCCATAATTCAAGTAGAAGAACATAAACAGAGAAGTAGCATGGTTGCAaggtattgaattgagactgaaaCACAGATAAAATAACTATTACAAAAACtaacaatgaaaaaaagaacaaaaactatTCTAACAATGAAGAAAAAGTTGTAATTCACACAATCACATATCAAAATCAACTATAATTTACACAATATTCATACCCTAATGTCAAATTCGAAAttagcaaaattttattttaaagaaagtgatttgttttgttcaaaaaataggaGATTTCTGCAACAAAATAGGAACAATTTGTTAACAGgagtgattttttattttttatgtttatctgtttagtaggaaatgattttttttaaaaaaaaaaagagatttatgcaatttgatattttaaaaagggTAAGCAAGTACtgaatttaggttaaaattagggcaacaattaTCATTcgattaactttaataaataaaagattgttTCACCTCCGGTGCATAGTACCGGATATgtattatacatatatatagttGTTTTTatccaaatgaaaaaaatgctAAAGTGCAGGTGAAATCCCACGAAATTGTTAACTACTATCTTGCATATTTAGGATAATTATCCATGAACACCCTTTTTCATACCACTTTACATACACCCTTCATTATCCAATCACACACTGCCATGTGGTCAAAATCTTTGACTCATCCCATCCCGCCAAAACATTTCCCCTCTCTCTCCAGAGTCTCTGCAGCACCATTATAAGCCGTTGGATTCAATCAAACGGTTGTGATATAGGATACAACATAAATTGAAGTAAAACATCTAAAAACTGTAAAAGATCTTGTATCTTCTTCACTCTGCCTTCTCTTTCGTAGCCACACTCACCCTGCCTTGTTCACTCTACTTCCAaattttcttctcattttcaaAGACATATTTTTACTGAATCAAAACATGTTTAAGCCATtagtttaacaaaaataaattgtttttcatgTGGGTAACAACAACACAATGCAACAAGTCGGCAAAGTGTCAATCATCACTTATAGATATGAAGGTgggaaatttgaaagaaaaaaaaacagggtaagATGCCAACAACATTACTTCTTCAACACATGATTGCCAGAAATAGGGAGAACGTAATATCAACACAATAAGATCAAATAAATCTCATTTGTTAACAGAACAATCATcaaatttgagagaaaaattgCTAATTTTGCATAATTCCAAACAACACAGTCAAACTCaatataaagagaaaaagatggAAGTATTGCCAAAAACGCAATAATCAAAAGAGTCACCATCGGGCACCGGAGAGAGAGAAGGCGGAGGAGAGAGACACCGGGGAAAGAGGGACAACAGCCAGCTATGAGAGAGAAATTCAgcaagaagagagagagaggggggggggggaacACTGTAGCGACGAGGAAAAAGAGACAAAAGCAACGCGAGTGAGTGAGAGACGCAGTGGGGTAGATGTAGTGGGGTCGAGGGTGGTGGATGAAGGTCGTTCAAAGAGAGAAAAGGTGGGGAGAACCAAATGGATGAAGATGGTGGTGCGTGTGTCTGTGATGGCGGCGGGTATGGTGATGTGTGGCCTTATCGGCGAATGTGAAGGCCAGATGGAGTGGCAGTAAACACGTAGGTGAGAAGAGGGAAAGATGGTAGTTTTCTAAAGATTTTACAAAAATGCCCTTCATTTAAtgttaaaatatcaatattgcCTTGCCACATGGGGGGTGTATAAGGGGAGGTTGCCAGCTAGGGATGTATGTGTATCAGGACtctacttttattaaaaatgaccatgtttcttttttatacCAATTGTAACGTTGTTGTTCCTTCTTTGAAATAACATTTTACATGAAATCGCACCTAGTAATCAACTTTTCAATGGTGGCATTGAAAGTAATCTGACATTACAACGCTCTAATGGTGGTAAAAAGAGTATCCTCCCATGCCAGTGCCTCCCCAAGTGCTCTCTCCGCCAATGTCGACGTCGAGTCGGAACAGGTAAACGTTTTGAAACAAGTCGCATGCTACAGACAAATTGTTGGTGGTGATTCTGCAGTGGTTGGCAACATGTGGCAGCAACCAATTCTGGTGTTATAATGGTGGTTTGGGCGGCAATGACCAGGACAACGGCGGAGACAATGTTGCATCTAAGGTAACAACGACAGTGCTTATTGCTTGTATGACGGTGCCGACCAAGAGACGTGTATGCACAAACGTGTTGAAGCTTGTTCATGCGggttaagaaaagaaaacaccCGTGTTCTGTTTTCCTCTGTTTTTCAATGGCTCTGTTTCACTGTGCATGCTTCTTCTCTTATCATTCTTTTTCTTCACATGTTTCTCATCAAAACCTAATAATCACCATGTAAATGACTCATTCTCCCTTTCGTTCCCTCTAGTCTCTAACCTCTCTTCAAATCTCCATAAACTCCAAACCAAAAACCAACCAACAATTCACAAcactttcatcttcatcttcttcttccataaATGTTAAATCATCTTTCAAATATTCTATGGCTCTTGTTCTGACTCTTCCCATTGGCACACCACCACAACTTCAACAAATGGGTATTGGATACAGGAAGCCAAATTTCATGGATTCAGTGTCACAACAAAAAAGCACCGCAAAAGAAACAACCTCCTACAACTTCATCGTCTGATCCTTctctttcatcttctttctttgtcCTCCATaagaaaacagaaacaaaatatatgtccGGTACTTATGTACCGGAGGTGAAACagttacattaaaaaaaatgcacataCGGTAGTTAAGTATAGGATGTGTTATTTAGGGCATTTTTGTAACTTTagggggcctaaaaagcaatATTCTTTAACTAGGATTAGGAATAAGTTAGATCAGTATGACCCAAAACCGGCCCACCCAACCCGAAGGGACCCACCTAAAAAAAACCACATCTcggacaaaaaacaaaagaaagtatAAACCCTGTTAAAAACCTTGCGCCGTGAATTATTAAATTTGGACACATCGAAGTGAGAACCGAAGAAGCTGTGCCCTAGCTACCACCCTCAATCGCTTTCCTCCGTCGACTGAACTAAGCCACCGCAACACCGCCACCATGAGAGGGATTCATTTACAGTTGAGTCAAACTCAAAAGCTCCGTCTACAGAAGGCTCTAGAACACCTCGAGTCTCTCTCTTCCAAGGTCAATTCTGATTCTTCAGTTACCATTGCCGATTCCATCCCCGTCAACCATGAAGACGGCGTACTCAAGGGACACGGAACCGCTGATCTCGACGGCGAAGTCGTCGCCACTCTATGTGGTGTCGTTGAACGTGTTAACAAGCTTGTTTATGTCCGCGCTTTACGCTCAAGGTAATCAATCTTACTTCTTAACCTACGAAGCACACACTGACACGTCTTCATGAGTTCATAGCTTCTCCACTTCcttaattgttatgtttttgtttgttaatggAATATTGTGACTTAATTTTAGGTACAAACCTGAGGTTGGTGACATTGTTATTGGGCGTGTCATTGAGGTACAGTTTTTATAGTTTCAACCATTTTCtgaatttgatttgataatGTTTGTTTAACTCTAGGAATTTTACTGGtctttgttgtgttgtgtaGGTTGCTCAGAAGCGTTGGAGATTGGATATTAATTACAGTCAAAACGCGTATTTGATGCTTTCTGCTATGAACATGCCTGATGGTGTACAGGTATTTTGCAATCTCCCTTATGCAGACAACGAGAACcgttcctttttcaaaatttaggaCCATTTCCTTAAGAAATTTTATCATAGTTAGTTATTTTTCAgaaatgaaagataaaaaaacaaaaactatttcagTGTGTGGATTACAATTTATCTAATTTTTGACAACTGTGATAGCATTGCAAGTATTGATGAGTTTTTTGCTGTATTACTGACCTGGTTTCATCCTGGAGGTTATTTGACTATAGTATGCACACTCACGTgcttagtagtattaattacaATATATGTCAAACTGTGTGTTTCTCTATGCAGGGGTAGTAATTTTTAATTTGCTCCCTCGGTTAAAAAGTGTTCAATTTAGCCTGTCATATAGTTTCAATTGTATTCAACTTCTGTCCTGTTAACTATTGCCATTGTAACTCCATGACATTACATTCAATAGAGATATTATGAAGTATAGGAACCAAATTGAAAAGGCTGTCATGTTTAGGGCATGAAAATAcagtaattatttttaatatacaacaacaacaacaaccaagccttatcccactaagtggggtcggctacatggatcaaatgacgccatagtaattatttttaatatacgagacaaaattttcaatttggtcctgaCACTTAGAAGTGGTGATAGCACCTACGGGCAGTGTAGAGTTTAAATTGAAACGTGAAAACTATTTTGTACAGTTGTATGCATCTTGGTAGTCAATAGCAGTGGTTTGCGACTCCGGCGCGATCGTGCGCCGGAGCATGGTTGGCCGCTGTGGTGTGGTTTGGTGCAGCTCATATTAAGGCTGCGGCCGTTCTGTGTGTTCGCAGGTCGGTGGGTTTGCAAACGCACATGCGATTTGCCTAGAAACACCCATATTGCCTTTAATTTTTAAACGTTATTGGGTATTATGGGGTCTTTGCACGTGAAACCCAGTATTCTTCTCTCCTTCGTGTTTGCAGAGAACATCTCTCTTCTGCAAGCTTCATGCCTcctatttttggatttttgatGTAATTGATTCTccaattttttgaagaagtagctgattctcaatttttttggggttttttttgatgaaattgattCACCAGTTTAGTGTTTGATTACAAATTGTTCCATCTGTAGTGACTTTGTTCGGTTCTTTGTCGTGTTCTCTAGTTAGGAAGGGGGAAAGTTATTGGTTTTTTGGCTGATTTTTTTACACTAGACCATGTTGAGAGGCTTGCAAAATTTCTACAGTTTTGGGAGTAAAGGAGTCTGAATAATATTGCAAGTTTGTTGTTAGGTTTGCTTTGGGTGGATGAATTGGCATTTTGAGAGTAAgaattaaaagtgattttgtaATGGAGTGACCATGTGAAAGTAGTAAGGTGGATTTTGAGTTTTTGGGTGGTGatctatttttattggttgggtTGTGCTAGATAAGTTATTGAGCTTATGCTATTGGTCCCTTTATGTTTCTAAAAAGAGGAGACACAACAAAATAATGCATGTAAATTcgattttgatatttttctcaaTTCTCGCCAACATGTCAAAACATTGACCACAAGACTATTGATATCTAAGAAGGATGGAATATTATCCAGGATGCTTTCAAGAAGCTCGAGAACATTCTAGAAGCCGCACTTTACCTCTAAAGACTACATGGTGATATATACAATCATCCATAAAGACTAGAAGCCGCACTTTACCTCTAAAGACTACATGGTGATATATACAATCATCCATAATATGTGCACCGACTGCTAATTTAGTCATTACTTTTCTCAACAATTGTATGACAAGTACAAGGAAGCATTTCAAGAGTACATCAAATCAACCGTTCTCTCGCGTGTTTCTGGTCAATCATAGCTAATATTGCATCCATTACTTGTTTATTTAATTCATCATATACCAAGTAATAGAAGGATAAGAAGCCAATTTCTTGTTGAGAAGGAAGTTGATGTCTTCGGACATGGTATCTATCAAGATAACTGAAATACTTTGAGCGCTGACATGTCCTCTCTTTGTGATTTGGCCATCTTCTGAGCAATTCTCTTAACAAGAGTTCATCTTTCTTTCCTCGTAAAGATGGCAGAACCGTTGATTTAATGTTGACATTTGAGAAAAGGGAGTGGGTACTCCTACTCATGGATGTTGTAAGGCTATTGCAAAAGGTAGTTAGTTGATGGCAGTCTTACTCATATAAAGCTTCCCTACTATTGCCAAATTCCATTGAAATTCTGAAGTTGGAGATACAGTGGAGGCTTATGTTACTTGGCttgtgagaagaagaaaaaaaatgaaatagtgCCACATCTaataataaattacaaaacCATCTTGTTAGTAACAAAGTATAATTTCTTTGTTTTCACATGTCCCACATCGAAAGTAGGTAAGCAGTAGAGAGAACGCTTTGCCTATAAATCAAAGAGTGATACAGTATTGATCAAAGTAACAATTGGGGCCCAATTTCACTATTGTGAATTAATGTGTTGTCCTATTgccaatttttgtttaaattgaatTGGTTtagttcatttttaaattttatcgaATGAGATTGGTTTAAGTTCTGGGGCATTGTTTGGCTTAAAATTCTGATATGGGCCAAACAAGAACTGGTAGGACCTCTAGTAAATTTTTGGATcttaaaaaatttgatgttatATAACCAAGTGGGTTGTACAACTGAACTGAACGAGTTGAATCGGTCTGTTCGTTAATTTTAAGCGAGCCGAACACGAgctaaaaaaaaggtttgtttCGAACTCGAGTAGAGTTTCGAGCTGAACCAATTTTTAACGAGTCGAGTCGAGCTCAGATGCGTTCGATTTGACTCGGCTCATTTCCAGCCCTAATTGGACTTAAAACATTATTTATGACCTGAATTGTGTATTTGGTCTGGATCAACATTTGATGGTCATCGAAGTCGGTCTTCATGAAGTGGGTATACTGATTTAGGTGTAACCTTTTATGCCTGCATGAAGAAACACTAATCAcgcaagaaaaaatatttaaaatttaaacttcAAAGAAACTAATAGAACAGGGTGAGGGGTACAAACAAATGCAATTGTAAAACAATTATGGTCATCACTTATCAAGCAGTTAAGTCCTTCGAGTTTTTATAAGCACAAAAATAGGAACAAGGTGCAATCATCTTCAGTTTTGATTgggtctatttatttttttatatgctgtgtcatatttttggatttcttTTCCAATTAAGCTTGAAAATCCCTCATTTAGATTTTTTCTTTCCACTTAGAGGCGAAGGACAGCTTTAGATGAGCTAAATATGCGCTGTATTTTTGAGGAGGCAGATGTCATTTGTGTAAGTGCTGCCATGTTtcttaaaatttactttttatgaaGGAAATAGCAGTTGAGTATCCTAAACTATGTCCACAGGCTGAAGTTCGTGGTTTTCAGCATGATGGCTTACACCTTCAAGCAAGAAGTCAAAAATATGGAAAGGTTTGTATTCTTGAAAACCTTTTAAAAACTCATGCTGCTTACAAATATAAAACTGAACGGATTAGAATTACCTGTTTATGATTGAGGTGTAATGCAAGAATCCTGGAATCAGGGGTTTACTTTATTTTGATAGCTATGGCACTTGTAGTGATTTTGTGTATGGTTTGTCACTTGTATTTTGTAATACGTTTTGGgttcttaaattttatttcaaatttattctTCAGCCATTTACTACTGTTACTAATGGCTTTGAGTGTTATTGCAGCTTAGTACTGGTCAACTGCTTACAGTCACACCGTATTTAGTGAAGAGGCAGAAACAACATTTCCATCATCTAGAGCAGTACGGTATTGATTTAATAATTGGCTGTAATGGGTTCATATGGGTTGGGGAACATGTTGAAGTCAGAGATGACATGGTAGAAGATCAAGTGAACCAATCTGATCCACAGGTTTTAACTCCCAATAAAA harbors:
- the LOC11418314 gene encoding exosome complex component RRP4 homolog — encoded protein: MRGIHLQLSQTQKLRLQKALEHLESLSSKVNSDSSVTIADSIPVNHEDGVLKGHGTADLDGEVVATLCGVVERVNKLVYVRALRSRYKPEVGDIVIGRVIEVAQKRWRLDINYSQNAYLMLSAMNMPDGVQRRRTALDELNMRCIFEEADVICAEVRGFQHDGLHLQARSQKYGKLSTGQLLTVTPYLVKRQKQHFHHLEQYGIDLIIGCNGFIWVGEHVEVRDDMVEDQVNQSDPQVLTPNKNSVSLEEQEKKYTALETRKYICRAANAVRGLSTLGFIITSEIIKGVIDLSLSANLDIHDMLGSEFCVLVAEKEAERRSSNKKKR